Proteins from a single region of Colias croceus chromosome Z, ilColCroc2.1:
- the LOC123705238 gene encoding UDP-N-acetylglucosamine--peptide N-acetylglucosaminyltransferase 110 kDa subunit-like, with the protein MDYQCVVVYTVINIAPPKLASQAADFSNGCVDWIKNKIKRAVAVYLQSLKLTPNNGIIHGNLACLYYKQGFIDLAIDTYRRAIELHPNFPDAYCNLANALKEKGLVNEAEECYSKALYLCPSHVDSLNNLGNVKRELGKIEEATELYMKALEVFPNFAVTHSNLASLLQQQGKYHEALMHYEQAINIQPKFADAYSNMGNTLRELQDISGALKCFKKAIEINPSFADAHCNLASIYKDTGNITEAIEAYKKALSLRDDFPDAYCNLTHCLQIVCDWDDYEERMSKIVSIVEGQLNSEKLSSVHPHHSILYPLTNKCRREIAAKHASLYLEKVKGINIEHNTNSNERKGRLRIGYVSSDFGNHPTSHLMQSVPGLHDLSKVEIFCYALNANDGSTFRSKVVRESEHFVDLSEVTCNTDAVNRIVSDGINILVNMNGYTKGSRNEIFALKPAPIQVMWLGYPGTSGATYMDYIICDRISCPMQAERDFSEKFAYMPFTYFVGDHMQMFPHLQKRYRLRIENDALSENVALLNYFEDLEKYFSIETNTLILHYDDLNPIEVLEQVINIPKYVIEETKDSTKRQVYVGDIPIQNGLSIISCDERVANGEEICTNIVITSRSQYGLPDDAIVYCNFNQLYKADPNVLKSWVNILKKVPNSVLWLVSFPLAGEPNIHKYSQNLGLEPGRIIFSKIASKEEHVRRGQLADVCLDTPLCNGHTTTMDILWAGTPVVTLPGDTLASRVAASQLISLNCPELIASDRSHYEEIAVKIGLDAQYRKYIRAKVYNARIESPLFNCKYYTEGLEALYTRMWDLYENGYSPDHISVVMD; encoded by the exons AGCGGTAGCAGTATATCTCCAATCGCTGAAGCTTACTCCAAACAATGGGATTATACACGGGAATTTGGCATGTTTGTATTACAAACAAGGTTTCATAGACTTAGCCATAGACACATACAGGCGAGCTATTGAATTACATCCCAATTTCCCTGACGCTTACTGCAATCTTGCCAACGCCCTCAAAGAGAAAGGCCTCGTTAATGAAGCGGAAGAATGCTACAGCAAAGCATTATATTTGTGCCCTTCGCATGTCGATTCACTTAATAACCTCGGAAACGTTAAAAGAGAACTGGGGAAAATTGAAGAAGCCACTGAGCTGTACATGAAAGCTTTGGAGGTCTTCCCTAATTTTGCTGTCACTCACAGCAACTTAGCATCTTTATTGCAACAACAAg GAAAATACCATGAAGCGCTTATGCATTATGAACAAGCAATTAACATTCAACCAAAGTTCGCGGATGCCTACAGCAATATGGGGAACACATTAAGGGAGTTACAAGATATATCGGGggctttaaaatgttttaaaaaagcGATTGAAATAAATCCCTCATTTGCCGACGCCCATTGCAATCTAGCTAGCATTTACAAAGATACGGGTAATATTACTGAAGCGATTGAAGCATATAAAAAGGCTCTTTCATTAAGAGATGATTTTCCGGACGcttattgtaatttaacaCATTGTTTGCAAATTGTCTGTGATTGGGATGATTACGAGGAACGTATGAGTAAAATTGTTTCTATAGTCGAAGGTCAATTAAATAGTGAAAAATTGTCATCAGTCCATCCTCATCATTCCATTTTATATCCTTTAACTAATAAGTGTAGAAGAGAAATTGCAGCAAAACATGCATCattatatttagaaaaagTTAAAGGAATAAACATAGAACACAATACAAATAGTAACGAGAGAAAAGGTCGATTACGTATTGGTTATGTTAGTAGTGATTTCGGAAATCATCCGACTTCGCATTTGATGCAATCAGTACCCGGACTTCACGACCTATCAAAAGTtgaaattttttgttatgCATTAAATGCAAACGATGGCTCAACATTCCGTAGTAAAGTAGTCAGAGAATCTGAACATTTTGTTGATCTTTCTGAAGTAACCTGTAACACAGACGCTGTAAATAGAATAGTTAGTGATGGTATTAATATATTGGTAAATATGAATGGTTACACAAAAGGGTCcagaaatgaaatatttgcTTTAAAACCAGCGCCTATCCAAGTGATGTGGCTTGGTTATCCTGGTACGAGTGGTGCTACATATAtggattatataatatgtgataGAATTTCGTGCCCGATGCAAGCGGAGCGTGATTTTAGTGAAAAGTTTGCTTACATGCCGTTTACGTACTTTGTTGGGGATCACATGCAAATGTTTCCTCATTTACAAAAACGGTAtagattaagaattgaaaatGATGCACTGAGTGAAAATGTAgcactattaaattattttgaggatttagaaaaatatttcagtattgAAACAAATACATTGATATTACATTATGATGATTTAAACCCAATAGAAGTATTAGAACAAGTCATAAACATTCCTAAATATGTGATTGAAGAAACGAAGGATTCAACCAAAAGACaa GTTTATGTTGGTGATATACCGATACAAAATGGTCTTAGCATAATATCTTGTGATGAAAGAGTAGCGAATGGAGAAGAAATTTGTACAAATATCGTGATAACATCAAGATCTCAGTATGGTTTACCAGATGATGCAattgtttattgcaattttaatcaGCTGTATAAAGCAGATCcaaatgtattaaaatcatgggtgaatattttaaagaaagtcCCGAATAGTGTTCTTTGGCTAGTGAGCTTTCCGTTAGCAGGAGAAcctaatatacataaatattctCAGAACTTAG gtTTAGAACCTGGtcgaattatattttcaaaaattgcTAGTAAGGAGGAACATGTCCGCCGAGGCCAATTGGCCGACGTATGTTTAGACACACCTCTATGTAATGGTCACACAACAACTATGGATATATTATGGGCGGGCACTCCTGTTGTAACTCTCCCGGGGGACACTTTAGCGTCCag AGTGGCCGCATCTCAACTGATATCATTGAATTGTCCCGAACTAATTGCTAGCGATAGAAGCCATTACGAGGAAATTGCTGTTAAAATAGGATTAGACGCACAATA tcGAAAATACATTCGAGCCAAAGTTTACAACGCACGAATAGAGAGTCCTCTGTTCAACTGTAAATATTACACCGAAGGTTTAGAAGCACTTTACACTAGGATGTGGGACCTTTATGAAAATGGTTATAGCCCGGATCATATATCTGTGGTTATGGATTAA